One window of the Podospora pseudopauciseta strain CBS 411.78 chromosome 4, whole genome shotgun sequence genome contains the following:
- a CDS encoding hypothetical protein (EggNog:ENOG503NUUW; MEROPS:MER0043003; COG:V), whose product MSKIPTVDGIPIPNINLTGTPAQTPQPTEEDKKPLETAKDAVGSPPSRTWLKISANWWRSLQYIGMSLHFLANPKPPSPAFTHTIPSTISDKKGNLTLHFYTPEGYDKRKKTNQLFPAVINFHGGGFTIGAPTDDARFARFVLEECKAVYVSVEYRLSPEYPFPVAVQDGADALLYLIRHGPELYIDPHKLATSGFSAGGNIAITSTICLSEHLKTLSAPVPPHNIRAIATWYPICDYTESREVKRARCVRPDQTLPANLTSLFDASYLYPSGVSLASPILSPTKASDTLLKEAIPETVIFYTCEWDMLQYEGEELAKRLGRAPINKTVKHKMIPGVPHAWDKSPDPTKPAAGSEELYKECCVYLKEVFKGN is encoded by the coding sequence ATGTCCAAGATCCCCACCGTCGACGGcattcccatccccaacatcaacctcaccggcACACCGGCCCAGACACCCCAACCGACCGAGGAGGACAAAAAACCGTTAGAAACCGCCAAAGATGCCGTGGGATCACCCCCGTCCCGCACCTGGCTCAAAATATCGGCCAATTGGTGGAGGTCGCTGCAGTACATTGGCATGTCACTGCACTTCCTGGCCAACCCGAAGCCTCCAAGCCCGGCCTTTACCCATACCATTCCCTCTACCATCTCCGACAAGAAGGGCAACTTGACCCTTCATTTTTACACGCCTGAAGGGTATGACAAGCGAAAAAAGACCAACCAGCTCTTCCCCGCCGTTATCAATTTCCACGGCGGAGGCTTCACCATCGGCGCCCCCACCGACGACGCCCGCTTCGCCCGCTTTGTCCTCGAAGAATGCAAGGCTGTCTATGTATCAGTCGAGTATCGTCTCAGCCCAGAGTACCCCTTCCCGGTAGCAGTCCAAGACGGCGCCGACGCCCTTCTCTACCTCATCCGTCACGGCCCAGAGCTATACATTGACCCTCACAAGCTCGCCACATCTGGCTTCTCGGCCGGTGGAAACATCGCCATAACATCTACCATTTGCTTGTCTGAGCACCTCAAGACTCTGTCCGCGCCAGTCCCGCCGCATAACATCCGCGCCATCGCGACCTGGTACCCCATCTGCGATTACACCGAGTCCCGCGAGGTCAAGCGCGCGAGATGTGTGCGGCCGGACCAAACCCTTCCTGCGAACCTCACGTCGTTGTTTGACGCCTCGTATCTCTACCCTTCTGGAGTTAGCCTCGCCAGTCCGATATTATCGCCTACCAAGGCTTCCGACACACTGTTGAAGGAGGCGATTCCCGAAACGGTTATTTTCTACACGTGCGAGTGGGATATGCTCCAGTATGAAGGGGAGGAATTGGCCAAGAGACTGGGGAGAGCGCCGATAAACAAGACGGTCAAGCACAAGATGATCCCTGGGGTGCCGCATGCGTGGGATAAATCGCCTGACCCGACCAAGCCGGCGGCGGGCTCGGAGGAATTGTACAAGGAGTGCTGTGTGTATCTGAAGGAGGTGTTCAAGGGGAACTGA
- a CDS encoding hypothetical protein (EggNog:ENOG503PHB8) — MNLLLLLLIPATVALSTASTFPPTPTSTPNTTPIPRPLRYEIGCKDTILDIPSMIVAARSLIGYCRGIVTPWTKMSWVYNNTRAYICDSDQRRPQGCLWDQVYDAWVDIGVNCGFGRAGFTYEQQYEKTWGFDDVNAKWCGTIDPY, encoded by the coding sequence ATgaacctcctcctgctccttctcatccccgCGACAGTtgccctctccaccgccagcaccttccccccaactcccacctccaccccaaacaccacgcccatcccccgccccctccgcTACGAAATCGGCTGCAAGgacaccatcctcgacaTCCCCTCCATGATAGTCGCCGCCCGCTCCCTAATAGGCTACTGCCGCGGCATCGTGACCCCCTGGACCAAAATGTCGTGGGTCTACAACAACACCCGCGCTTACATCTGTGATTCAGACCAGCGGCGCCCCCAGGGCTGCCTCTGGGACCAAGTCTATGACGCCTGGGTCGACATCGGAGTAAATTGTGGATTCGGCAGGGCAGGCTTCACCTACGAGCAGCAATACGAGAAGACGTGGGGGTTCGATGACGTGAATGCAAAGTGGTGTGGGACGATTGATCCGTATTAA